A single region of the Streptococcus sanguinis genome encodes:
- a CDS encoding metal-sulfur cluster assembly factor, whose amino-acid sequence MSEQKYSPEEVEKIKTRILESLEQVIDPELGIDIVNLGLIYEIRFDETNGETEIDMTLTTMGCPLADLLTDQIYDAMSDVPEVTKTDVKLVWYPAWTVEKMSRYARIALGIR is encoded by the coding sequence ATGTCAGAACAAAAATACAGCCCTGAAGAAGTTGAAAAGATTAAAACGCGTATTTTAGAGAGCTTGGAGCAAGTCATTGACCCAGAGCTGGGGATTGATATTGTCAATCTAGGTCTAATCTATGAAATCCGTTTTGACGAGACCAATGGGGAAACGGAAATCGATATGACCCTGACAACCATGGGATGCCCTCTGGCGGATCTTCTGACTGACCAGATCTATGACGCCATGTCAGATGTTCCAGAGGTTACCAAGACTGATGTTAAGTTGGTTTGGTACCCAGCTTGGACGGTGGAAAAGATGAGCCGTTATGCCCGGATTGCTTTGGGAATCCGCTAA
- the rpoD gene encoding RNA polymerase sigma factor RpoD produces MATKQKEVTTLDVQIAEFIRNHKQTGVATDDEINDQLVIPFTLDADGIEDLLQRIQDAGISITDKEGNPSARVLNNEEEEAELTDEELLGSNSAKVNDPVRMYLKEIGVVPLLSNEEEQELAILVEQGDLEAKQRLAEANLRLVVSIAKRYVGRGMQFLDLIQEGNMGLMKAVDKFDYTKGFKFSTYATWWIRQAITRAIADQARTIRIPVHMVETINKLVREQRNLLQELGQDPTPEQIAERMDMTPDKVREILKIAQEPVSLETPIGEEDDSHLGDFIEDEVIENPVDYTTRVVLREQLDEVLDTLTDREENVLRLRFGLDDGKMRTLEDVGKVFNVTRERIRQIEAKALRKLRHPSRSKPLRDFIED; encoded by the coding sequence ATGGCTACAAAACAAAAAGAAGTAACAACATTAGACGTTCAAATTGCAGAATTTATCCGCAACCACAAGCAGACAGGGGTTGCGACAGATGATGAAATCAATGACCAGCTGGTCATCCCTTTCACTTTGGACGCTGATGGGATTGAGGATTTGCTGCAGCGCATCCAGGATGCTGGCATCTCAATTACAGATAAGGAAGGAAATCCCAGCGCACGCGTCTTAAATAACGAAGAGGAAGAAGCAGAACTGACGGATGAAGAACTCCTAGGCAGCAATTCAGCCAAGGTCAATGACCCAGTCCGCATGTATCTGAAAGAAATCGGAGTTGTGCCGCTTCTCAGCAATGAAGAAGAGCAGGAGTTGGCTATCTTGGTAGAACAGGGAGACTTGGAAGCCAAGCAGCGTCTGGCTGAGGCCAACCTTCGTCTGGTTGTTTCCATTGCTAAGCGTTATGTCGGCCGTGGTATGCAGTTCCTTGACTTGATTCAAGAAGGAAACATGGGGCTGATGAAGGCCGTTGATAAGTTTGACTATACCAAAGGATTTAAGTTCTCAACTTATGCGACTTGGTGGATTCGTCAGGCCATTACCCGTGCGATTGCTGACCAAGCTCGGACCATTCGAATTCCAGTCCACATGGTGGAAACCATTAACAAGCTAGTCCGCGAGCAACGTAATCTCTTGCAGGAATTAGGTCAAGATCCTACGCCTGAGCAAATCGCTGAGCGTATGGATATGACACCGGACAAGGTTCGTGAGATTCTCAAAATTGCTCAGGAGCCAGTTTCATTGGAAACACCTATTGGTGAGGAAGATGACAGTCATCTGGGAGACTTTATTGAAGATGAAGTGATTGAAAACCCAGTCGACTATACAACTCGTGTCGTCCTTCGTGAGCAGCTGGATGAGGTCTTGGATACGCTGACAGACCGCGAGGAAAACGTCTTGCGTCTGCGCTTTGGTCTGGACGATGGGAAAATGCGGACACTGGAAGATGTCGGCAAGGTCTTCAATGTAACTCGCGAGCGGATTCGCCAGATTGAAGCCAAGGCCCTGCGCAAACTCCGCCATCCAAGCCGTAGCAAACCACTCAGAGACTTTATTGAAGATTAA